ACggagctttttttttattgttattctttttctcaatcctctctctccctttcgGCTACCTACTCCCATTTCAATATATTGGGGTATTGTGCTTACGCTTCTGTAGCAGATGCATTATCAGCTTTAGCATCTGCGCACTGATCAAACTCAAAGGATAAAACTTTTGTGATGGAAGACCTCGAACAGAAAAGCTTGCTTCCTACCCTGGTAGTGCAGATGATTAATGTAGAAAGTTCTTTGAATCAACGTATAATGATTACTAAAATTGCATGTTACGATCGTTATTAAGCCATACAAGACAAGGAGATCGACATAACAACGGCTATAATATAACGGCTAGTAACAGTGCAACtacttatataaataaatcatcaatgaaattaaatgtataaaagggaaagaaaaaaaaaatgtagtccataatatttttcagtgtttcttcctctctctccctccttacCTTCTCATGAATAATCAGTAGCTTCCATAATCATAAGTATCACAATAACTCAAATATAAGCTTAACCATGTGAATATAAGTAAGTTGTTACAATAATCGTCTGCATTATCAGCTTTAACCATGTGAATAATCATAAGTGTCACAATAAGTTAAATACCGATCTACGTCTCATTGGCCCAAATGTCAAAAGACAATTCCATCTTTGACCCTAAGACTAGGATGcaagaataaaaaatcaaaaaacaaaaaaaacttcacaagCAGTAGCGGAGGAACACGACATCGTAGACATTTCTAGGAAGACAATCAGATCTATAGTCAAAGAAACTAAATCTTGATCTAGATTTACAAATCATATCCGACCACAGAGAAGACATCGAACACTGTTATCAGAGAAGGGGAAGGGAAGATCTAGATCATCTTCCCTCctctgtaattttttctttggtgTTGCTTGGatgaagagagaaagagggttCTAGAGAGACTATTAAACTTCACAAGCAGCAACGGAGGAGCACGATATCGTAGACATTTCTAGGAAGACAATCAGATCTATGGTCAAAGAAACTAGATATGATCCAGATCTACAAATCATATCCGACCACAAAGAAAACATCGAGCATTGCTACCAGATAAGGGGAAGGGAAGATCTAGATCATCGTCCCTCCTTTGTGATTTTTTCTTTGGTGTTGCTTGGatgaagagagaaagagggttCTAGAGAGACTGTTAAACATATCTCTTGCAATGGTAAGTTTTCCAGCGTTACATATACCATCGATCGAGgtgttataaaataatatgttaATGGGAGAATTTGAAAGTACTGCATTCTCCTACACGGAATGTCCGGTTGATTTTAGCCCCAGATCCTCTCTTATTCATGTAACCTGGATAGAACCATCTTTCAAATGGCACTTTCTCAACCAAACGCAGCCCAATCTCCTCTGCCAACTCCACTATCTCCCACTTACTGAAAGGGTGAGTTGTCTTGTGGGTAATGTGAACTTCTCCATTCTCTGTCAGCATGTGATTTGCATTGCTCAAGAAACCCCTAACCAACGTCCGGTGaagtctgaaaaaaaaaaaaaaaaaaaaatattcctaCTTGTTTTCCAGTGCAGTCTGATAAGTGCCCGGCCATTAtcataaacttttttaaaaacattgaagacagggaaaaaaaatagaagaaggaaagaataGAAAAGCTTACTCAATTTGGCGCTTCTCACTTTCCGAACCAATGAAACCAGCATGAGGGAAATTGAAGACTATCCTGTCGAACAATTTCGAACGAAGGCGAGGGTGTCGGTACATAGAATGGGCATCCACGTGATATAAAACAGTGCATGTCCGCTTCTTCAGTTCTTTCAAATTGGCTTTGGCATTCGAATACGCATTCTTCCATACCTCTTTGGCATACATGTCGAACAGATCCCAGTTAGAAACAAGTCCAACATTATAAGGAGGACAGAAACAAATGTAAATGAAAGAATGCTGTGACAGGATGATGATACCTTTGGAATCAACAGAGGTGGCAATCATGTTCTCAGCAGTGTCAAATGCTTTTGCTAAGCATACAGCAAAAGAGAAATTTCCCTCACCCACAAGCAGTATTTTATGAGAGTTGCTATAATGCTCTATCCATTTTTCTTCATTACACACAcccatttgattttctttaaccTTAAAAAATCTTCAAACTTGATTATCCTCTagtgtttgatatatatatatattggaggaGCCATGCTTCCCGTTGGATTGAATGAGCAAATATTGGAATCCATCGACAACAAAATCACCCACTCAATTCCAAAGAAATTCAAGTTTGGAAGGCTTCCATGGCCTCCTAGTTTTCTTTCCCTATGGACCCATTAATGTTTGTTTACCGACGTTTGTTGTTCATGGTGCTTGCCTCTTTTAATTCTTGGTTGGGccctttttgtgatttgttgtttttggttttttgtttacCTAtcaagagaggaagagaaatagagaagaaaaaagaaaaaaagagagagttaagcaaaaagaaaaagagaaaaagaaaacatctcTTGAAGAAAACATCTGTCTCCATCCTTCTCCcctctattctttctttctctcgtATCCTTTGCGTGAGTTTCATAGAAAGAATGTGTAAACGAGTACTGGTAATTGAGACAATAAAACCtttagaattattttatatttttgactACATAAACTGACcgtttatattttctcttttggtaTAATGTTTGATTAGTATTAAACATTTGGCCGTGGTAGAAAAGTAAATCTTGCATAgccttttgcttttgctttccttttttgaTGCGGATGTGAAAGGTGTTTGGCCGGAATCAAAGAGCTTTAGAGCCTTTGGTGACGAGCAAGATGGGGCGGAATCTGTCAACATGAGTACGCCAAAGATGGATTTTACTCTTTAATCTTTATGACATAGACGAGTTGGTACGGCAAAGTTTAAGGATGATTAACGTCATATCATAATGCGGAAAAGCAGCGAATGAGCATACGAGGATATGGGGGAATTTTACTTTAACGGAAGAGGAGAACGTAGAGGTCTGTGCCTAGTGGGATGTATAAATACGGAGAATATGGAGGCTTTTCGTTTTTGGTCCACCATTATGAAGGTTTGGAAACCTGTAGAGACCGAAATCACATTCCACCCTGTACAGTGGGCAGGGGTGGATATCACACGGATCCTTACTCTAGAGGTTGACGGCGGTAGTAATTGAGCATTTTTTACCGCTGCCCATTTTCCGTACTAGTCAAacatctaaaaatattttacatcaaaataaactgaatttaaaaattatgttgtttGAAATAGTCACTTTAATGTTTGGTGTCCTTTGTTTAATTAgcaaagaataatgctactcttcacaccaTTTATTACAGTACTCTTTTTTATATGGATTGATATATATTACTTGTTTtaaatagtttaatttttcttttgttttttaagtgaCTGACATAAAGaaaccacttaaaacacatAACGTCAACTGACATGAAATGAATTTAAAGAGTAACATAACTCGTTAAATAAAGAATCGCAATCTTGAGCCATTTGATTGAAATACGACGCTCAATACAAATTCGACGATTCAAGGGGAAAATAATTTGTTATGGCATGGCTTAGCAAATTTGAGAGTAGTGCATTAATCTCCTACACGGAATGTCCGGTTGATTTTAGCACCAGATCCTCTCTTGTTCGTGCATGTAACCTGGATATATAGTACCATCTTGCAAATTGTCGCTCTTCACATTCGGTCCAAATGAAACCATCATGAGGGAAATTGAAGACTACCCCTGTCAAACAATTTCAAATGAAGGAGAGGAGAGGGTGGAGGATCATAGAATGGGCATTCACATCATGTAAAACAGTTCATCTCCGCTCCTCCAGTTCTTTGAAATTGCCCATGGCATTCGAATATTTATTCATCAATACCTCTTTGAAGCCCAAAATAATTATGTAAACAAATTAACATGCTATGGATTAAACAGCTGGGGGGACGGAAACAAAACGCATCACCCTAAATGGAGTCTGGCGGCAATCAAATCCGCCATCATGACCACCGGTATATACGTGTTAAATTACTgcttattctaaaagcttaagctaactGAAAGATTGATAAAGTTAATATTCTATTTCTTTTGTGTTAATTTCCAGCGAAAACCCGAGGTAATAACATGAAACCAATCACGTGGAATCCAATTCCAAAGCGACGCCATTAGAGTACGGCGCAGGACATGTGCATCCAAACAACGCAACGGACCTCGGACTGATTTATGATCTGACTATCGTCGATTATTACTTGAACTACTTATGTTCTCATGGCTACAGCCACACTCGATGGTCCAACTATTTCAGAAAGCCGGGCATTTGCGTGTCCTAAGTTTTTCAGCACCAGAGACTTCAACTACCCTTCAATCACAGTCTCTAATCTGCATGCAACCCCGGTGACTGTAATTACTAGAACGGTGACTAACGTCGGTTCTTATTTGCACGCGTCGTACGTAGAGTGTGTGAAGCAACCTGCGGGAGTTTTGGTCTCGGTTGAACCGACAAAATTGATGTTCAATGTAGTCAGAGAAAAGCAGAGCTTCAAGGTTATTTTGAAGGCCAAGACAGCAACGACTAATCTTACGGTGTTTGTGTTTGAAGCATTGGCCGGAGTGGTCAGATGGGCAGCACTTCGTGAGGAGTCCCGTTACAATGAGCTCTTTTCAAAAGTGAATGTATTTCAATTTATTGTTTGACCATTTGCCCATTTGCCCATTTGCTAGATCCTCCTGTAATTATAATATTTCTAGTCCTCTTTTTCTCTGTGTATCCCAAACACCAACCATTGACAACAAAAATGGCaagcttgtttttttttttttaattttcctaagAAACTGTCTCAAgcttagttttatatatatgtcttaTTCTTACATTGAAATGATCACATACtcagaaacaaattaaataccCCAACTCGCCTACCATACAGATCACTAAAAGTAGTCCACGTGCTATTAAAAGCTAGAAAATACCTAAAAATATTACTCAAGATAATTCATAAGAagtactaaaagaaaaaaaaaaagtacaaaaaagtgccacaacaacaacaaaatgcATTGCAACCTTGCTTTAATCTTCGATTAAGTGGCCTTAGTTCATCTTCAACCTGAGGCAAATGTATTGGGCGTACGTTGTGGCTGTGATTAACCCAAAAGAAACTATCATACAGAGTACTAGTCCCAAAATAAACAGTAATGAGCCAATTTCATCCAAATAACCAAATTCATAGAGAGTTCAAGTACTAGCCTTATGCAAGATACTTCCTTTAActcatgattttgaaaaaatgggTCTAAGGAAAATAAGATCACCACTTAAACACATGGGCTATCATCAATTTACTTtcgatttaattattttcataaatttcaaCTTACTCTCTCCCATGGATACCACACTTCAAAAGCCAAAAATTTTGCATAACACTTTCCACATTTTATCATCAAAGAAACAGAGAGTCTATAAGCTTCAAACAGagattcaaaacaaaataccCCAACTCGCCTAAATACCCATACAGATCACTAAAACAATAATCTGACAAATACCTATGCACTCTCCATAATCTGTAAGTGTAACTTAATTAATGAGGATTTGAGTGTTTAAGTTTACTACGGCACGAGTgctgatgctctctctctctctctctctctccctccctctccctctccctctccctctccccttTTTCCCCCCTATTTCTTACTAGTGTTCATATGCATTATTCACAGCCCGACAGATAGCTTCTTGATGCCTCTTTTGTAAGGGGTTGGCAATTTTGATACGACCTGCGAACttgacacgaacacgacacgaaataACATGTATTGGGTTTGGCTTTATCGAGTTCAGGTCTTAATCTAGTCACCTAATTAAGACCTAATTACTATTCGTGTATGGCGGGTCGATCCATTTACTGTTCAGGTCTGGCGGTTACTATTTAGGTACCCGCCATacccgttttaaaaaaaaaaatgtaaaaaaaatcctaatgatgatgatggagttttgtttcttttttctttattatgttGTAAATATGCTGATCTAGGCCTCTTATTTTTTATCATGAATGTGTGGATTTGGATTGTGAGGATATAAAATAGGCATATATTGAGCTTGTATTACATTGCAATGATCCTAAGCCACATGATATATACTGAATTGGCTATGTTACCCTGTATCATAAGATGAGTACGCATTAGACACATCTAAGTGATACCCAAAAAGAATAGACAAAATTAGGCTCtgcatattttttgtttttgtttttgttttttttttgttttttctttctatttctattCCTGCATATTTGCTTAACATAGCCCAGATCATCGTACTACACACTTGAGGTCATCAAGAATTTGAATGGGTGAACACTCTGTCGTATATTGAATGTGCACACTAAGACTATATAATATAAGtgattaaaaattaacaatgttattggtattattattacattttttttttagggtttagggcttTTTAAACCGGTTGGGTTGTGTCTGGTTACCTACTAAGAACACAGGTCATGTCAGGTTGTGTCAACCCGATATGATCCGgttattttaaataggttaaaTGAGTTATGTCCAGTTACCCGACTATTTTCCGTGTTATAATTGTGTCACACCCaccgacccgtttagctaaacgggtcgtgttcatGTATAGGTTAATTGGGTCGCTAGTCTTTACAAGTCGTAACCGGGTCGTGTCGGGTACCTATTTTGCCAACCCTGAAGGTGCCCAGTTCCAAAAGGAAAGTCACAAATACGACGAAAACACGGGTCTTTTGTGCCCCAAATCAACCGTTTTCTTACCTTAAAACTCCCTAAAACACCTGAATGACTTGCAGCGAATCTACTACCATTCCTTAGATATTGACTCAATAAGGGTTAGAATATGAAATTTGTCCTACGCATTGAAGAACTAGAAAGCTTTCACATAGACTTTTGAATATATTATTGTAAAGGTTTTATCTACCTTTTTAGCAGAGAACAAGTTGGTCCAAATGGTGTTAGTGGTCACATTTGCATAGAAACCCTTGTCAACCATCATCTGGAAATATTTCACTGCCCATGATGTCTCATTATGTTGCAAGAAGCCTTGGATAATTATGTTATATGTGAAATGGTCAGGTGAATAACTGTTCTTGTTCATTTTCTCAAATAACTCCCTCGCCTCATTCAGTAGTCCCTCTTTGCAAAACCCACTGATCATTATATTGTAAGTCCGAACATTAGGTTGCAAGCCTTTCATAGGAAGACTACTAAACATTTCTCTTGCAATGGTAAGTTTTCCAGCATTACACAG
This genomic interval from Corylus avellana chromosome ca3, CavTom2PMs-1.0 contains the following:
- the LOC132176585 gene encoding uncharacterized protein At4g26485-like isoform X2 translates to MGVCNEEKWIEHYSNSHKILLVGEGNFSFAVCLAKAFDTAENMIATSVDSKEVWKNAYSNAKANLKELKKRTCTVLYHVDAHSMYRHPRLRSKLFDRIVFNFPHAGFIGSESEKRQIELHRTLVRGFLSNANHMLTENGEVHITHKTTHPFSKWEIVELAEEIGLRLVEKVPFERWFYPGYMNKRGSGAKINRTFRVGECSTFKFSH
- the LOC132176585 gene encoding uncharacterized protein At4g26485-like isoform X1; translated protein: MGVCNEEKWIEHYSNSHKILLVGEGNFSFAVCLAKAFDTAENMIATSVDSKGIIILSQHSFIYICFCPPYNVGLVSNWDLFDMYAKEVWKNAYSNAKANLKELKKRTCTVLYHVDAHSMYRHPRLRSKLFDRIVFNFPHAGFIGSESEKRQIELHRTLVRGFLSNANHMLTENGEVHITHKTTHPFSKWEIVELAEEIGLRLVEKVPFERWFYPGYMNKRGSGAKINRTFRVGECSTFKFSH